In Nitrospinota bacterium, a single genomic region encodes these proteins:
- a CDS encoding flagellar basal body L-ring protein FlgH, giving the protein MGTRKFWLKLTVAMLISLTVGACAKEIPVPVVVEPEPERPAPRTEGSLWPGETSRSTLFSDKKAARIGDIITVHLVERSQASNSAVSRDIRDSKSSLDFNLPLFGASAVAGGIGGGTSFRGVGNTSRSEDFTATISAMVTEVLPNGLLKVDGQRELKLNDANQYIKVTGLVRQEDINFDNSIISSKIASAKITYEGIGSLDRSTTGGWGKKLLNIIWPF; this is encoded by the coding sequence ATGGGAACAAGGAAATTTTGGTTGAAGCTGACGGTGGCAATGCTCATCAGTCTCACGGTCGGCGCGTGCGCAAAGGAAATACCGGTGCCTGTAGTTGTGGAGCCGGAGCCTGAACGTCCAGCCCCAAGAACCGAGGGTTCCCTATGGCCGGGTGAAACAAGCAGAAGCACTCTGTTCTCCGACAAGAAAGCGGCAAGGATAGGGGACATTATTACCGTGCACCTTGTTGAAAGGAGTCAGGCAAGCAACAGCGCCGTCAGCAGGGATATCCGGGATAGCAAAAGCAGTTTAGATTTCAATCTCCCGCTTTTCGGCGCTAGCGCCGTTGCAGGCGGCATAGGCGGCGGCACTTCCTTCCGCGGCGTCGGCAACACCAGCCGTAGCGAGGATTTCACCGCGACAATATCAGCCATGGTGACAGAGGTTCTCCCAAACGGTTTGTTGAAGGTAGACGGACAAAGGGAGCTTAAGTTGAACGACGCGAACCAGTACATAAAAGTAACCGGGCTTGTAAGGCAGGAAGACATCAATTTTGACAACTCGATAATTTCATCAAAGATCGCAAGCGCGAAGATCACATACGAGGGGATCGGTAGCCTCGATCGGTCGACGACAGGCGGATGGGGCAAGAAACTTTTAAACATAATCTGGCCGTTCTAG
- a CDS encoding flagellar basal body P-ring protein FlgI yields the protein MKRKLFRFIAVLLTLAVALPSGVDAARIKDISSVAGMRENQLIGYGLMVGLKNSGDRSYKTPFTIQTLLSMLKRLGTTVDIRQLSTSGMGVSQTRQLRDVRVENVAAVMVTASLPSFARPGSKIDVQVSSLGDARSLEGGTLLLTPLKAADGMVYAVAQGEFNPATDSGSKKGRGQTLYTGGLIHGGAIVEKSVDTDFAVKSTFNILLNSPDFTTASAMVFAINDRMGEGVAKGIDGGTVQVVLPESFKGDPFGFLSEIEVLNVERDVIAKVVIDEKSGTIIIGESVEINNVAISFGGMTLEVKNPFIQQTVNEKKESLNMLRRNTDIQELVRALNALGVSPRDLVAIFRSLRSAGALSAELEIIS from the coding sequence ATGAAAAGAAAATTGTTTAGGTTCATCGCGGTATTGCTGACGCTCGCAGTAGCATTGCCGTCAGGCGTTGATGCCGCAAGAATAAAGGACATCTCCTCGGTGGCCGGCATGCGTGAAAACCAGCTGATAGGATACGGGCTGATGGTCGGGCTGAAAAACAGCGGCGACCGTTCATATAAAACACCGTTCACCATTCAGACACTTCTCAGCATGTTGAAGAGGCTCGGTACTACAGTTGACATAAGACAGCTGTCGACTAGCGGCATGGGAGTGTCGCAGACAAGGCAGCTTAGGGATGTGCGCGTTGAAAACGTGGCCGCCGTGATGGTTACGGCCTCGCTCCCCTCATTCGCAAGGCCGGGCTCGAAAATAGATGTTCAGGTCTCCTCGCTTGGAGACGCAAGGTCGCTAGAAGGGGGAACGCTCCTCCTCACCCCGCTTAAGGCGGCTGACGGGATGGTTTATGCCGTGGCACAGGGGGAATTCAACCCCGCGACTGATAGCGGAAGCAAAAAAGGGAGAGGGCAGACTCTATACACGGGTGGTCTTATCCATGGCGGCGCGATAGTGGAAAAATCGGTTGATACCGACTTTGCGGTTAAATCGACTTTTAATATTCTTCTTAACAGCCCCGATTTTACCACTGCGAGCGCGATGGTATTCGCCATTAACGACAGAATGGGCGAAGGCGTCGCAAAAGGGATAGACGGGGGAACCGTTCAGGTGGTATTGCCGGAATCCTTTAAAGGCGATCCGTTTGGTTTTCTTTCTGAGATCGAAGTGCTGAACGTCGAGCGGGATGTAATCGCAAAGGTAGTTATCGATGAAAAGTCAGGCACGATTATCATCGGCGAAAGCGTAGAGATTAATAACGTCGCCATCTCGTTTGGCGGAATGACCCTGGAGGTGAAAAACCCGTTTATTCAACAGACTGTGAACGAGAAAAAAGAAAGTCTAAATATGCTAAGAAGAAATACCGATATTCAGGAATTGGTAAGGGCTTTAAACGCGCTTGGGGTCTCGCCGCGCGATCTGGTGGCAATATTCAGGTCACTACGTTCCGCAGGGGCGCTCAGCGCAGAATTGGAGATAATATCATGA
- the csrA gene encoding carbon storage regulator CsrA — protein MLVLTRKMGESINIGDNIVIQIMEVNGRTVRIGIEAPKSMSIHREEVYRKIQEENRLASAWQATNLETLGSLMKNLPGKKK, from the coding sequence ATGCTGGTACTCACCAGGAAAATGGGAGAGTCGATAAACATCGGCGACAATATAGTAATCCAGATAATGGAAGTAAACGGGCGAACAGTACGGATCGGAATAGAGGCGCCGAAATCAATGTCGATCCACAGGGAAGAGGTCTACAGGAAAATTCAGGAGGAAAACAGGCTGGCGTCGGCATGGCAGGCAACAAACCTGGAAACGCTGGGAAGCTTGATGAAAAATCTTCCGGGGAAGAAAAAATGA
- a CDS encoding DUF2065 domain-containing protein, with the protein MKLFFAAIGLVLIFEGLPYFLNPDGMKNMARFIVDLEPSTLRVAGLGLMVAGLILLYLFIPA; encoded by the coding sequence ATGAAACTTTTTTTTGCCGCAATCGGCCTGGTATTGATATTTGAGGGGCTACCTTATTTCCTCAATCCTGATGGGATGAAAAATATGGCGCGCTTTATTGTCGATCTGGAGCCTTCAACATTGAGAGTTGCCGGATTGGGGTTAATGGTCGCCGGGCTTATACTTCTTTATCTTTTTATTCCAGCATAA
- a CDS encoding alpha/beta hydrolase → MLSLFFILPPAIFYMLTLAISTIFNLLDGTGKRFRLINLYWYFTGALSYIAYYLAFIFIIPPCMVWRLLGIGKTEPESGVNDGTVVILVNGYLATSCHWFLFKWRLERILGKGRVATFSYRIFGGSLDDWSNKLAEKVNRLNCKNVILLGQSLGGLISFWAAAKLKNGFGSKTIRVISLGSPFAGSKMASFAVTSYGRKLRPGMPEIANTEELLKQGGVAMTSYWSEMDLIIIPSDSAAPCATDEPASSEITCKELEGVSHAGYYFIDPKRVI, encoded by the coding sequence TTGCTCTCACTTTTTTTTATCCTCCCTCCGGCTATCTTCTATATGTTGACCTTGGCTATATCCACGATATTCAACTTGTTGGATGGAACGGGAAAAAGATTCAGGTTGATAAACCTCTACTGGTATTTCACTGGCGCACTCTCCTACATCGCCTACTACCTTGCTTTTATCTTCATAATCCCTCCCTGTATGGTGTGGAGGCTTCTCGGTATAGGCAAAACGGAGCCTGAGTCTGGCGTAAATGACGGTACCGTTGTCATACTTGTAAATGGATACCTTGCCACATCCTGCCACTGGTTCCTGTTCAAATGGCGTCTTGAGCGGATTTTAGGGAAAGGGAGAGTGGCAACATTCAGCTACAGGATCTTTGGCGGCTCCCTGGATGACTGGTCGAACAAGCTCGCTGAAAAAGTTAACCGCTTGAATTGCAAAAACGTAATCCTGCTCGGTCAAAGCCTTGGCGGGCTGATATCCTTTTGGGCCGCCGCAAAATTGAAAAATGGATTTGGTAGCAAAACCATTAGAGTTATATCCCTTGGAAGCCCTTTCGCAGGCTCCAAAATGGCCTCTTTCGCTGTTACCAGTTATGGACGAAAACTCCGACCGGGGATGCCGGAGATAGCAAATACGGAAGAATTACTCAAACAAGGGGGTGTAGCGATGACCAGCTACTGGTCCGAAATGGATTTGATCATAATCCCATCAGATTCAGCCGCCCCCTGCGCGACAGACGAACCTGCATCAAGCGAGATAACCTGCAAGGAGCTGGAAGGGGTAAGTCACGCAGGATATTATTTCATCGATCCCAAAAGGGTAATCTAA
- the fliW gene encoding flagellar assembly protein FliW, which yields MKILTARFGEIDIDPAKIITFNDGVIGFPEIKRYIILPFMEGTEFELLQAVDFPNLGFVMINPFLFCEDYAFDITDGEQEMLKAKSIEDVTVKVIVTIPPDPKDMTANMQAPVVINESRLLAKQVILQDSQWDTKMLVFKNIIS from the coding sequence ATGAAAATATTAACGGCACGATTCGGAGAAATAGATATTGATCCGGCCAAAATAATCACTTTCAACGACGGTGTGATAGGTTTTCCGGAAATTAAAAGATACATAATCCTTCCGTTCATGGAGGGTACCGAATTCGAACTCCTTCAGGCTGTCGATTTCCCAAATCTAGGATTTGTCATGATCAACCCGTTCCTCTTCTGCGAGGACTACGCGTTCGATATCACCGACGGAGAACAGGAGATGCTCAAGGCGAAATCGATCGAAGATGTGACGGTGAAGGTGATCGTTACCATTCCGCCGGATCCGAAGGATATGACGGCGAATATGCAGGCTCCGGTCGTTATCAACGAATCAAGGCTTCTGGCAAAGCAGGTTATCCTTCAGGACAGCCAATGGGATACCAAGATGCTTGTCTTTAAAAATATCATCTCCTGA
- the flgA gene encoding flagellar basal body P-ring formation chaperone FlgA, with protein MKKLFILAAFLSVFAIPVHLSAATQTEKIAGSWEDFSESVKEEIEIEFSKIIDPQVKRWEISRINLPGEANIPADFDNFRIVPIGSPRGKRISFAIEFLNKDSLIKRLNGTATLKAYADIVVAQSHISAGTLISPDMLSLEEKAVSLPIGDLCTELAEVEGQVADRRIAAGYAVKKSSIKSSPDVKAGEMVLLIAESQKVKITMQGIAREDGAIGETISVLNTRSNKKIFGRVIGQSVIQVVF; from the coding sequence ATGAAAAAGCTGTTTATATTAGCCGCGTTCCTATCGGTTTTCGCTATCCCAGTGCATCTTTCAGCGGCAACGCAGACGGAAAAAATTGCCGGTTCATGGGAAGATTTTTCCGAGTCTGTGAAGGAAGAGATCGAAATTGAATTCTCGAAGATCATAGATCCCCAGGTAAAGAGGTGGGAAATAAGCAGGATTAATCTCCCCGGAGAAGCAAATATTCCTGCGGATTTCGACAATTTCAGGATTGTCCCCATCGGCTCGCCAAGGGGCAAAAGAATATCGTTTGCCATAGAATTTCTGAATAAAGACAGCTTAATCAAAAGGTTGAATGGAACCGCCACCTTGAAGGCATATGCCGACATTGTGGTCGCCCAGTCGCACATCAGCGCGGGAACATTGATCTCGCCCGACATGCTGAGCCTTGAGGAGAAGGCGGTATCTCTCCCGATAGGGGATTTGTGCACGGAACTTGCAGAAGTAGAAGGTCAGGTAGCCGATAGACGGATTGCCGCCGGGTATGCGGTAAAAAAATCGTCAATAAAAAGCTCCCCCGATGTAAAGGCGGGCGAAATGGTTTTACTGATAGCTGAAAGTCAGAAGGTAAAGATAACGATGCAGGGAATAGCAAGGGAAGACGGTGCGATAGGTGAAACGATCTCGGTGTTGAACACCAGGTCGAACAAAAAAATATTTGGCCGTGTAATCGGGCAATCCGTTATTCAGGTCGTTTTTTAA
- a CDS encoding flagellar protein FlgN, which yields MKELKELAMVLENNVELYEDLASKTLEEREAIEKCEFVKIARITEEKENIVFRIKQLEKKRSDLVLEISREMEKPGEITLKEIASHSKAATMSKALLSLSDKLKEIFSRVQEMNDFNKKILSSAVRTLRNAIMFSDNTSKPLLTYSGTRLNQQRVTPGSMLKKAM from the coding sequence ATGAAAGAGCTGAAGGAGCTTGCGATGGTTCTTGAGAACAACGTGGAGCTTTACGAAGACCTTGCCTCAAAAACCCTTGAGGAGCGTGAGGCTATCGAAAAATGCGAATTCGTCAAGATCGCGCGAATTACAGAGGAAAAGGAAAATATCGTATTCCGCATAAAACAGCTGGAAAAGAAAAGATCGGATCTTGTCCTTGAGATATCCAGGGAGATGGAAAAACCCGGAGAGATAACACTAAAGGAAATAGCCAGTCATTCAAAAGCGGCGACGATGAGCAAGGCCCTACTTTCGCTCTCGGATAAATTAAAGGAGATATTTTCGAGGGTTCAGGAAATGAACGACTTCAATAAAAAAATATTGTCGAGCGCTGTTCGCACATTGCGAAACGCGATCATGTTTTCTGACAATACGTCAAAACCGCTTCTTACCTATTCCGGTACCAGGCTGAACCAACAGCGTGTTACACCCGGAAGCATGCTAAAAAAGGCGATGTAA
- a CDS encoding rod-binding protein: protein MRTENVKSAVIPENLTPRQKKDLQKLQKLSMEFEAFFMKETVKAMRDTVPQNELINGGQAEEIYRSMYDDQLATSLAEKGNSGIAKAIFKQMSRAYLDTGSMATAGIR, encoded by the coding sequence ATGAGAACAGAAAACGTAAAGAGTGCAGTTATTCCGGAAAACCTCACCCCACGACAGAAAAAGGACCTTCAGAAACTGCAAAAGCTCAGCATGGAATTTGAGGCCTTTTTCATGAAAGAGACCGTAAAGGCGATGCGGGATACCGTACCTCAGAACGAACTGATAAACGGCGGACAGGCAGAGGAGATATACCGCTCCATGTATGACGATCAGCTCGCCACATCTCTCGCGGAAAAAGGGAATTCGGGAATAGCAAAGGCCATCTTTAAACAAATGTCTAGGGCCTATTTGGATACAGGCTCGATGGCGACCGCTGGAATAAGATAA
- the flgF gene encoding flagellar basal-body rod protein FlgF — translation MDKGSYVAASGSIAQERAMEYISNNMANMNTPGFKADRAIFESYLKDNLKPGAGIGTRAEIASGYLPQSKNDSTYLVASGKFTDFSQGALRQTDSPLDIALEGDGFIALLTPDGEKYTRGGSFTVGREGYLETLDGNVVIDRQNSPIRLDEGAFHIREDGTIAGSNGEDIAQLKVVKFADNEVLKKEGNSLYLAENMENTSWSDAIVKQGFQEGSNINPVSEMAKMITALRQYSTFQKAIQSEDEMNSKLINQVAR, via the coding sequence ATGGACAAAGGATCGTATGTAGCCGCGAGCGGCAGTATCGCTCAGGAGAGGGCGATGGAGTATATCAGCAACAACATGGCGAATATGAACACGCCCGGATTCAAGGCGGACAGGGCTATCTTCGAGTCGTATCTGAAGGACAATCTCAAACCGGGCGCGGGGATCGGCACACGCGCGGAGATCGCTTCTGGTTATCTTCCACAGAGTAAAAACGATTCTACATATCTGGTAGCATCTGGAAAATTTACCGACTTTTCACAGGGCGCCCTAAGGCAGACAGACAGTCCTCTTGATATCGCCCTTGAGGGTGATGGATTTATTGCGCTACTTACACCGGACGGCGAAAAATATACCCGCGGCGGTAGCTTTACCGTAGGGCGCGAGGGGTATCTGGAAACACTCGACGGCAATGTAGTTATCGACAGGCAGAACAGCCCTATCAGACTGGACGAAGGGGCGTTTCACATCAGGGAAGACGGCACCATTGCAGGGTCAAATGGTGAGGATATAGCTCAGCTGAAGGTCGTGAAGTTTGCCGACAACGAGGTCTTGAAGAAGGAGGGTAACTCTCTTTACCTGGCTGAAAACATGGAAAACACTTCATGGTCGGATGCGATTGTGAAACAGGGCTTCCAGGAAGGGTCGAACATAAATCCGGTATCTGAAATGGCAAAGATGATTACTGCCTTGAGGCAGTATTCCACGTTCCAAAAGGCGATACAGTCGGAAGACGAAATGAATTCAAAACTTATCAATCAGGTTGCCCGGTAG
- the flgG gene encoding flagellar basal-body rod protein FlgG has translation MLRSLYTAATGMGAMQKNISVISNNLANVNTLGFKRSRAEFQDLLYQTERMPGTKAPGGTQVPTGIQIGMGTKLAAVSKLHTQGDFEQTGNELDLSIEGKGFFQVLQADGSIGYTRVGSFRLDSSGQLVSSDGEPLDPSIIIPQDAMVISIAKNGEISVTQPGSPLPNVVGQIELVNFVNPAGLNSEGGGIYKETEASGTPMVGIPGESELGTIMQGFVESSNVNVVEELTNMILAQRAYELNSKGITTSDEMLQTATNLKR, from the coding sequence ATGTTAAGATCACTTTACACAGCCGCCACAGGCATGGGAGCTATGCAGAAAAACATCAGCGTAATTTCCAACAACCTCGCAAACGTCAATACCCTCGGGTTTAAAAGGAGCCGCGCGGAGTTTCAGGATCTTCTGTACCAGACGGAGAGGATGCCCGGCACAAAGGCTCCCGGAGGGACGCAGGTTCCGACAGGTATACAGATAGGTATGGGTACAAAGCTGGCGGCTGTTTCGAAGCTGCACACGCAGGGTGATTTCGAACAGACCGGTAACGAGCTCGATCTTTCAATTGAAGGAAAAGGATTTTTCCAGGTTTTGCAGGCTGATGGAAGCATCGGCTATACAAGGGTAGGCTCCTTCAGGCTCGATAGCAGCGGTCAGCTGGTCAGCTCGGACGGCGAGCCGCTTGATCCTTCGATCATCATCCCGCAGGACGCAATGGTGATCTCGATAGCCAAGAACGGCGAGATTTCCGTAACACAGCCCGGCTCTCCGCTCCCAAATGTTGTGGGGCAGATAGAGCTTGTCAATTTTGTAAACCCCGCAGGCCTCAATTCCGAGGGGGGGGGGATTTACAAGGAGACCGAAGCAAGCGGCACACCGATGGTCGGCATTCCGGGTGAATCGGAGCTTGGAACCATCATGCAGGGATTTGTTGAGAGCTCAAACGTAAACGTCGTTGAAGAACTTACCAACATGATCCTTGCGCAGAGGGCTTACGAGCTCAACTCGAAAGGGATAACCACTTCGGATGAAATGCTTCAGACGGCGACAAACCTAAAGAGGTAA
- the flgL gene encoding flagellar hook-associated protein FlgL, which produces MFRITNRMMYNNSLSNMFLHTQGMMKASEQLSSGKRVNRPSDDPTGIGDILMYKTRLARNERYVDMSQKAENYLIVSEGKVATATDLANRAKELAMSQLGAATNADTGRITALEIAQLAETALGLGNSKVGGDYIFGGRRTNFPPIDANGEYAGDSKNLVAEVNEDYRIDMSILASEFLTTDMNPKLDVATPLSILRGGMGISTGNFTITDRSGVSGNVQINPGMNISNLIAAINSSGANVTASLAPDGMSLRIMDNTPTASVSGPMTISDNAGGASARELGLAGSRNLQYVFSTDLNPTITAATRLSDLFGGKGMILADIELHNGSASATVSFASAVTIGDVLNTINTAPINATASINASGTSLSLVSATSATVAFAKDIGGNTAELLGIGGGRNLISTLKNLEQAMLANDKAGIMNLIDNLSSAVLNTSMVRGVVGARTNRLQHNADTLQSNDADTKTMLSYSQDADMAAAATEFALMQTAYQATIKSSASIIQPTLLDFIR; this is translated from the coding sequence ATGTTTAGAATAACCAACCGAATGATGTACAACAACTCGCTATCGAACATGTTCCTGCACACGCAGGGGATGATGAAAGCAAGCGAGCAGCTGTCGAGCGGAAAGAGGGTGAACAGACCTTCAGACGACCCGACAGGGATAGGCGATATTCTGATGTATAAAACACGTCTCGCGAGGAACGAGAGATATGTGGATATGAGCCAGAAAGCCGAAAATTATCTCATCGTAAGCGAAGGGAAGGTGGCAACCGCCACGGATCTCGCGAACAGGGCAAAAGAGCTGGCAATGTCACAGCTAGGCGCCGCAACAAATGCCGATACCGGGAGAATTACCGCGCTGGAAATAGCCCAGCTTGCGGAAACCGCCCTTGGCCTGGGCAACAGTAAAGTCGGCGGCGATTACATATTCGGAGGGCGCAGGACAAACTTCCCGCCAATAGACGCCAACGGCGAGTACGCAGGGGACAGTAAAAATCTGGTCGCGGAAGTGAATGAAGACTACCGGATCGACATGTCGATCCTCGCTTCGGAATTCCTTACAACCGACATGAACCCGAAACTGGATGTGGCAACGCCGCTGTCGATACTTCGCGGCGGAATGGGAATCTCCACGGGGAATTTCACGATAACCGACAGAAGCGGTGTTTCTGGGAATGTACAGATAAATCCCGGAATGAACATCAGCAACCTTATCGCGGCGATAAACTCCAGCGGAGCGAATGTGACGGCATCCCTGGCTCCTGACGGTATGAGCCTGAGAATAATGGATAATACCCCCACCGCGTCGGTGTCCGGCCCGATGACGATATCGGATAACGCAGGGGGAGCTTCGGCAAGGGAGCTCGGTCTAGCAGGGAGCAGGAACCTTCAGTATGTTTTCAGCACCGACCTTAATCCCACGATTACAGCGGCGACCCGGCTGTCGGACCTGTTCGGCGGTAAGGGAATGATTCTTGCCGATATTGAGCTTCATAACGGCTCGGCTTCAGCAACGGTGTCGTTTGCCAGTGCGGTGACAATAGGGGATGTTCTTAATACGATAAACACGGCACCCATCAACGCGACCGCCTCCATAAATGCTTCAGGCACGAGCCTTTCGCTGGTTTCAGCCACATCCGCAACAGTGGCATTCGCGAAGGATATCGGAGGAAATACGGCGGAGTTGCTCGGTATCGGCGGGGGAAGAAACCTCATATCGACACTTAAAAATCTTGAACAGGCAATGTTGGCCAATGACAAAGCCGGCATTATGAATCTCATTGATAATCTTTCCAGCGCGGTTCTGAACACGTCTATGGTGAGAGGCGTGGTCGGTGCGAGGACAAACAGGCTTCAGCACAACGCTGATACGCTTCAGTCGAACGATGCCGATACCAAGACAATGCTCTCTTATTCGCAGGATGCGGATATGGCGGCGGCGGCGACGGAGTTCGCTCTGATGCAAACCGCTTATCAGGCCACTATCAAATCGTCTGCTTCAATAATCCAGCCGACGCTTCTGGATTTTATAAGATAA
- the flgK gene encoding flagellar hook-associated protein FlgK, protein MNVYNAMNTAKWALLTNQAAIEVTGQNIANVSNPDYNKQDVMLTTSTPINYGNVTIGTGIRLDSVVRRFDNLVFEQSLEANYTLENWKSRVNVMDRLDIVFNEADVGLGGMLSDVFQGFYNLAINPEGAVERRDVIERASTLSQNVSRVGTELLRLRMDIDRKLKTSMPEVNRITGEIARLNSLVHETEIGTNKANDYRDSRDALLKQLSGYMDVHYFEQNNNEIVVMLNDGRPLVVGQNNYQLSAKASANDASVSDIMWEDASGNQINISSEFNAGQFGAWLGMRDGDIPNFLEKLDTLAATVVKEVNRLHEGGFGLDGSTGNTFFNNLTPGGRADVANLGGAILTSGSVTNPEIVNLDHFVLTFDGAGNYSVYNSDKGSSSGTYSFNSGASLSFFQERGISIAINGGPAAGDKFYISGADRAAFNMRMNQQIVDNPSKIAAGSSTNVGDGIQARRIADLQYKKTIGGAWSAVGAASGTYSASGLFTFDDFLGSVVGEVGALAKNAHSNRQVSESISNQVMNFREQISGVSIDEEMVNLVKYQHAYGAAAKMITTVDELLQTLLNIV, encoded by the coding sequence ATGAACGTATATAACGCAATGAATACCGCAAAGTGGGCTCTTCTCACGAATCAGGCCGCCATTGAGGTGACTGGCCAGAACATAGCAAACGTTTCAAATCCCGATTACAACAAGCAGGACGTGATGCTTACAACGTCGACTCCGATAAATTACGGTAACGTAACGATCGGAACCGGCATAAGGCTCGATTCCGTAGTACGGCGGTTTGACAATCTGGTGTTCGAGCAGTCGCTTGAAGCAAATTATACCCTTGAAAACTGGAAGTCCCGCGTGAATGTCATGGATAGGCTTGATATTGTTTTCAATGAAGCGGACGTAGGGCTTGGTGGGATGTTGTCGGATGTTTTTCAGGGATTCTATAATCTCGCGATTAATCCCGAAGGGGCCGTGGAAAGAAGGGATGTAATAGAGCGGGCTTCAACGCTCAGTCAGAATGTGAGCAGAGTGGGGACCGAGCTTCTCCGCCTGCGGATGGATATTGACAGAAAACTGAAAACATCCATGCCGGAGGTGAACAGGATAACCGGCGAGATAGCGCGGTTGAATTCGCTTGTCCATGAAACAGAAATAGGAACGAACAAGGCAAACGATTACAGGGATTCCAGGGACGCGCTCCTGAAACAGCTTTCGGGATATATGGACGTCCACTATTTTGAACAGAACAACAACGAAATAGTGGTAATGCTCAACGACGGAAGGCCATTGGTCGTAGGCCAGAACAACTATCAGCTCTCGGCAAAAGCAAGCGCAAACGACGCCTCCGTAAGCGATATCATGTGGGAGGACGCATCGGGCAACCAGATAAATATTTCATCCGAATTCAACGCGGGGCAGTTCGGCGCCTGGCTCGGTATGCGCGATGGCGATATCCCGAATTTCCTCGAAAAACTTGATACGCTTGCCGCGACGGTTGTGAAGGAAGTCAACCGGTTGCACGAAGGGGGTTTCGGCCTCGACGGCTCTACCGGTAATACGTTTTTCAACAACCTCACGCCTGGGGGAAGAGCGGATGTCGCCAACCTGGGCGGGGCGATACTTACTTCCGGATCTGTAACAAACCCTGAAATAGTAAACCTTGACCATTTTGTGCTGACGTTTGATGGGGCGGGAAACTACTCCGTCTACAACTCTGACAAAGGTAGTTCTTCCGGCACATATTCCTTCAATTCCGGCGCCTCGCTTTCGTTTTTCCAGGAACGCGGAATATCGATAGCGATAAACGGTGGCCCGGCAGCCGGCGACAAGTTCTATATCAGCGGGGCGGACAGGGCGGCTTTCAACATGAGGATGAATCAGCAGATAGTGGATAATCCAAGCAAGATTGCGGCAGGTTCGTCGACAAATGTCGGTGACGGCATTCAGGCGCGGCGCATAGCCGATCTGCAGTACAAGAAAACAATTGGCGGGGCATGGTCTGCCGTCGGCGCTGCCAGCGGGACCTATTCGGCATCGGGCCTCTTTACTTTCGATGATTTTCTCGGTTCCGTTGTAGGCGAGGTAGGGGCGTTGGCGAAGAACGCGCACAGCAACCGCCAGGTTTCAGAATCAATATCCAATCAGGTCATGAATTTCCGGGAACAGATATCCGGGGTGTCCATCGATGAGGAAATGGTCAATCTTGTCAAATACCAGCACGCCTATGGAGCGGCGGCGAAGATGATAACGACAGTCGATGAACTGTTACAGACATTATTAAATATTGTGTAA